A single window of Priestia filamentosa DNA harbors:
- a CDS encoding YckD family protein: MRKYLFIFTLCSFLFGFLTPITTFGAPENTNNEVKLTEEQQKEISVLQKELFTKKKEIITKYMEYGVISEKQGKEMLAHIERHYEKKKEHNFMPPKHRKHCEHDKKGS, encoded by the coding sequence ATGCGTAAATATTTGTTTATTTTTACTCTCTGTTCTTTCCTATTCGGATTTCTGACTCCTATCACAACATTTGGAGCTCCTGAAAATACGAATAATGAAGTAAAGTTGACAGAAGAACAGCAAAAAGAGATTTCAGTGCTACAAAAAGAGCTTTTCACAAAGAAAAAAGAAATCATTACGAAATATATGGAATATGGAGTGATTTCAGAGAAACAAGGAAAAGAGATGCTTGCTCATATTGAGCGTCATTATGAAAAGAAAAAAGAGCATAATTTCATGCCGCCCAAACATAGAAAACATTGTGAGCATGATAAAAAAGGAAGCTAA